A segment of the Solanum lycopersicum chromosome 9, SLM_r2.1 genome:
TAAATGAAACAACTGTTAGGCACTACTGTACTACTTTCCTTTTCTAAGACTTGCTCATTGGGAATTCCGAACATAACAACTTGAATTATACAATCAATGAAGGCATAACAAGAATGAAGcaagtccatacctagaatgacatcgaaatATACCATGtttaactcaattaaattaGCCATGGTGTCTTTGTGATTGATGAAAATGACACAATAACAATATCGCCACTCAACTAGAATAGATTCCCCAAAATGTGTATAAACACAAGAGGGTTCACAGAGTTTGTCAGGAAGAACATCAAACTTATTTGAAACATAAGGAGTCAGAAAATCTCTTGGGTctagcaaagcataaacattatGAGAAAATACTTTAATTATACCAGTGACAACTTCTACAGAGTGCTTCTGCTCTAGGAAACTAGTGATCGCATAAATGCGGTTTCCTTCTATGCCAGTACCGTAAGTAGCTTCCCTAGGTGCATCTATGTACGGTGGAGAAACTAATGAAGATTAGGCTATATTGACCTGATTCAGattaattttctagtttttgGGGCGCTCTTTCATAAACTGACCCTAATTTGAACACTGGAAACAACTTGACTGGTAATCACGATACTTACTTGGGTATGTTCTATCACACCTAGCATGTGCGTGAGCTTAGTTACCTCCTTGTGCCACACTACCCTGAGATTGGGAATTTGTAGCATTGAGGTTTCTGAGAATGTTAACCATTATACTAACCTTTGCTTAAGGGTGCAGGTGCACTAGCATATGATGTAGTTAGTCCATTTTTCTTTCACTTAAAGGATGAATAGTTCACATTACTTTTCTACTGTCCAGACTCATTTCTTGTCTTAgccttttaatttttgaattcctCCCTATCCCTCTAATTCTCTTCCTCAACCTGTTGGACATAAACCATTAACCTAGATATATCCATATCCCCAATTAGCATCGCTTCCCCGCCCTCATTTATTGATAGACGGGACAACCCAACCACTAATAGACATCCTACTCATCATATCTGCATCCATCTCCGAAACATAACAAgatagttgggtgaacttcaacccCTATTCATGAACACTCAATAACTCTATCTATCCTGCTTAAGAGTGAGGAATTCTCGTACATTGGCTTCTTAGTTCTTGGAGAAAGAAACACCCCAAGAAGGCCTGctaaaaaaataccaaaatcaCAGGTGGTGCAAGATGCATCCATGAATTTAACTCATTTAAGACTATATTTTTGTAGATTTAATGTCCTTAATTGAATATGTTTTCTCAATAAATGATTAAAAACCTTAAGTTTTAGGCATTTAAACTTGAAAACACAACATGGACGTAATAGAGCAACAAGGAACAAGGTAGttgaaagaatgaagaaaaggCTACCTAAGGATTGCTTAACCCATTAGAATAGTCGCTAATTGTCCTTATTCTAGCCTAATGTTCCATTCTGTTAAGCATAAATGGAAAGCATCAAGCCGGAGGTGAAAAAAAGCAGGCGGCATTTTGCGAAGTAGTTCCGCGAAGCAGTACTAGATCACCCAATCATCTAGAAATCAAAGATCCCAAAGGCTAAAGGAAGAAAGTTATGAAATAAACAAAATGGCAGACCACTTAGTTAACCGATGATCCCGATTAACAACGCCAATTGATCCTTCATAgtacatattttttataactttaaatacTCATTGTGACTTATAacttaatatcaaaattttatcatttagacCTTGTGTTTTAAGATAATTCTAGGTTTAGTTTTTAGAGATTTTGTGATACATTGCTCTTGATCTTTGATGATTGGGTTTCCAACTCAAAGAAATGTGTAGTGGATATCGAAGAATCTTAATTGTAGACTCGTCTAAAGACATTTTTCTATCATACACAGTTTATAGAAATACAAGTGGGCAATTATTTATATCTCTTTACTATGTCTATCTAAAACCCCAATTCTCCAGGTGTGATTATGTGAATATAGGTTGAATTTACTTTTGGGTCTTTCTTATTAAtagtttatttgttgtttaaattttatttcattaagtaGTTGTGTATGAACTTAATGGGATTATATTTGcaaatataatttcatcttCGTGTCTTTGTCTTGCTCCTGAAAGAGgttttaaaaacaaaactaCTTAATTGATAGATATAGTTATTGGGTTGACATGGGTTCAACTCAAGAGAGTAAATCTTAAACCTTCTCCCATACATTCAACTCGAGAGAGTGAACGGTCTAGGGCAAAGGCTGAGCATAATTGTGACTTATCGATGCGTGAGAGAAACTGATTTGATTCAGGTTAACTTGCGCAAAAAAGAATTTACCCCACCAATAGTCTAGCTTAGTCACAAATTTAGAGAGATTTACTATAAATAACATGTCCATGATTGTTTATTTGAGCCCACATTCTATCAAATCCCAAGAATACTATTTGCATATTCGTATCTctatttagttttagtttataATTGCTTATAGACCCTCCAAGATAATTGACACTTCTGTCACactttgaatttattattttttcattaataaataattttactatgACTAACATGAACGGACATATAATTgtttattaagtatcataacCACTCTCTATGGGATTCAACACTTAGAATTGGATGAAGTGTCTTGATACGTCAAGTCAAAATAGCGCCCCTTGCAGGGAGTGGTGCTATTTGAGAATTTTTAGTGAAGTTGAATTTTGTTCTTATTAGTTATAGTGatacttaacttatttttagtttcGCTATtctttatgttgttgtttttaacCATGTGTTTAAGCATGGGTATTGGAAATAATGGCTAATTAATTGAGATTGATAATAAAATGGAAAGGGGCCTCTCTTTAGTCCTAATAATAACCCATCTTGAAGAATTGGCCAAGAAAATACTAGAAGTAGAAATAGGATGCAAAAGAAAAGGGATCTACATACCTCCTCAGGAGTACGAATCATGAGAGTAGACGTGTCGATGATACGTTATTACTCATTATTCAAAACGTCATTGAGTAAGATAGAGTGATGCAAGAGATGACTGAGAGTGTTGAAATGCTAATTCAGATTGTTGGCTCTCACTCTAAATCAGCTG
Coding sequences within it:
- the LOC138338463 gene encoding uncharacterized protein, with translation MVNILRNLNATNSQSQGSVAQGVSPPYIDAPREATYGTGIEGNRIYAITSFLEQKHSVEVVTGIIKVFSHNVYALLDPRDFLTPYVSNKFDVLPDKLCEPSCVYTHFGESILVEWRYCYCVIFINHKDTMANLIELNMMIYSESLLREKVIVIDIFPDIRPISISPYGMEPSKLKELKDQFVEFLGYIVFGEGIKVDTQKLEVVENRPRPTSPDNIRSFLGLDGYKYKKSDF